One Cucumis sativus cultivar 9930 chromosome 1, Cucumber_9930_V3, whole genome shotgun sequence DNA segment encodes these proteins:
- the LOC101211489 gene encoding putative pentatricopeptide repeat-containing protein At3g15130, with translation MPLCFHLARPLFLISKSTDLQKSIALRISRKSFVSKSENSSVKLEDFYVSFLQRCVLTSDSRHGSAIHAKFLKGFLPFSLFFHNHVLNFYVKCGRLSYGLQLFDEMPERNVVSWSAIIAGFVQHGRPNEALSLFGRMHCDGTIMPNEFTLVSALHACSLTQRLICSYQIYAFIVRLGYGSNVFLMNAFLTALIRHEKLLEALEVFESCLSKDTVSWNAMMAGYLQLAYFELPKFWRRMNLESVKPDNFTFASILTGLAALSEFRLGLQVHGQLVKSGYGNDICVGNSLCDMYVKNQKLLDGFKAFDEMSSSDVCSWTQMAAGCLQCGEPMKALEVIYEMKNVGVRLNKFTLATALNSCANLASIEEGKKFHGLRIKLGTDVDVCVDNALLDMYAKCGCMTSANVVFRSMDERSVVSWTTMIMGFAHNGQTKEALQIFDEMRKGEAEPNHITFICVLNACSQGGFIDEAWKYFSSMSADHGIAPSEDHYVCMVNLLGRAGCIKEAEDLILQMPFQPGSLVWQTLLGACLVHGDIETGKRAAEHALNLDRNDPSTYILLSNMFAGGDNWDSVGILRELMETRDVKKVPGSSWMSNMRRTID, from the coding sequence ATGCCTCTTTGTTTTCATCTCGCTCGTccattatttcttatttcaaaatccACCGATTTACAAAAATCAATAGCTTTGAGAATTTCTCGCAAATCTTTCGTTTCGAAATCGGAGAACTCATCGGTGAAACTAGAAGATTTCTATGTCAGTTTCTTGCAACGGTGTGTTCTAACCTCCGATTCCCGCCATGGATCCGCAATTCATGCGAAGTTCCTCAAAGggtttcttccattttctcttttctttcacaACCATGTACTTAACTTTTATGTCAAATGTGGACGTCTATCATATGGCCTGCAACTGTTCGACGAAATGCCTGAGAGAAACGTTGTGTCCTGGTCTGCGATCATTGCTGGGTTCGTCCAACATGGCCGACCCAACGAAGCCCTCTCTCTATTTGGGCGTATGCATTGCGATGGCACGATAATGCCAAACGAGTTCACTCTTGTAAGTGCTCTCCATGCTTGTTCTTTAACTCAGAGGCTGATATGTTCATACCAAATTTATGCATTTATTGTTCGCTTAGGGTATGGGTCGAATGTTTTTCTCATGAATGCGTTCTTAACTGCTCTAATTAGGCATGAGAAATTGCTAGAGGCTTTAGAAGTTTTCGAGAGTTGTTTATCCAAAGATACTGTGTCTTGGAATGCAATGATGGCTGGTTATTTGCAATTAGCATATTTTGAACTGCCGAAGTTTTGGCGACGGATGAATCTCGAGAGCGTTAAGCCTGATAATTTTACATTTGCTAGCATCTTAACTGGATTGGCTGCTCTATCTGAGTTTAGGCTGGGGTTGCAAGTTCATGGTCAGCTTGTGAAAAGTGGCTATGGCAATGACATTTGTGTAGGGAATTCCTTGTGTGATATGTACGTCAAGAATCAGAAGTTGTTAGATGGTTTTAAAGCTTTTGATGAAATGTCTTCAAGTGATGTATGCTCTTGGACCCAAATGGCTGCAGGGTGTCTCCAGTGTGGGGAACCAATGAAAGCTCTTGAGGTCATTTATGAGATGAAAAATGTCGGCGTGAGGTTAAATAAGTTCACCCTTGCAACTGCCTTGAATAGTTGTGCCAATTTGGCCTCCattgaagaaggaaagaaattcCATGGATTGAGAATTAAACTTGGAACCGATGTTGATGTTTGTGTTGATAACGCTCTACTTGATATGTATGCAAAATGTGGATGTATGACCAGTGCAAATGTCGTATTTCGTTCGATGGATGAACGATCTGTCGTCTCGTGGACTACTATGATTATGGGATTTGCACATAATGGTCAAACAAAAGAAGCCCTTCAAATCTTTGATGAAATGAGAAAAGGGGAAGCTGAACCTAACCACATCACTTTTATTTGTGTTCTCAATGCTTGTAGCCAAGGAGGTTTCATTGATGAAGCATGGAAATACTTCTCTTCCATGAGTGCCGACCATGGGATTGCACCTTCAGAAGATCACTATGTGTGTATGGTGAATCTATTAGGCCGAGCTGGGTGTATAAAAGAAGCCGAGGATTTGATCCTACAAATGCCATTTCAACCTGGTTCATTGGTCTGGCAAACGTTGCTGGGTGCTTGCTTGGTTCATGGTGACATAGAGACAGGAAAACGAGCAGCCGAGCACGCGTTGAATTTGGATCGAAACGATCCATCGACTTACATCTTGTTATCAAACATGTTTGCTGGTGGTGATAACTGGGACAGTGTTGGAATTTTGAGAGAACTAATGGAAACTAGAGATGTAAAGAAAGTACCTGGATCAAGTTGGATGTCAAACATGAGAAGAACTATTGATTGA
- the LOC101205252 gene encoding E3 ubiquitin-protein ligase RING1-like, giving the protein MSSSGGNSGDGAGGGVASHPPQLYFCYTCNRTVTITPSSSSDLLCPNCNDSFVEEMESPNPNPSPVSNPFLSFTSEAFPPFSTGGGGNGGFPIIFSTTSSSGGIGGGGSMMNDLSALLGGGSLRSSSSLQNPDGFNPLLFLQNYLQSANVQLVIQNASGEAFHPPSNFNLGDYFFGPGLEQLIQQLAENDPNRYGTPPASKSAIEGLPDIKITEELLATDSSQCAVCKDTFELDEVAKLMPCKHIYHADCIIPWLELHNSCPVCRYELPTDDPDYEQRTRGSSAPNRSQSESQPFGDSSTGGENVVGSDPNSDENSQTQQMGERRVRRIAFPWPFRGFGSAAETSNSGGGNNSGNNDEPSSRNRGSQGSSEPMQEDLD; this is encoded by the coding sequence ATGTCTTCGTCCGGTGGCAACTCTGGCGACGGAGCTGGCGGTGGCGTCGCCTCCCATCCCCCTCAGCTCTACTTCTGCTATACCTGCAATCGTACGGTAACAATTACTCCCTCGTCATCCTCCGATCTTTTATGCCCCAACTGCAACGATAGCTTCgttgaagaaatggaaagtCCAAACCCTAACCCTAGCCCTGTTTCCAATCCTTTCCTCTCCTTCACATCCGAGGCATTTCCACCTTTCAGCACCGGTGGCGGTGGAAATGGCGGTTTCCCTATCATATTCTCTACGACATCTTCATCTGGTGGCATTGGCGGTGGGGGTTCTATGATGAATGATCTATCAGCGCTATTGGGAGGTGGTTCTCTTCGATCGTCGTCGTCGTTACAAAACCCTGACGGTTTTAATCCCTTGCTTTTTCTCCAGAACTATCTTCAAAGCGCTAATGTTCAATTGGTAATCCAAAACGCTTCGGGAGAGGCGTTTCATCCCCCTTCCAATTTCAATCTTGGTGACTACTTCTTTGGCCCCGGCCTTGAGCAGTTGATTCAACAGCTTGCTGAAAACGATCCGAACCGTTATGGAACCCCTCCCGCTTCAAAGTCGGCCATTGAAGGACTTCCAGATATCAAGATTACGGAGGAATTGTTGGCTACGGATTCTTCACAGTGCGCTGTGTGTAAGGATACGTTTGAGCTTGACGAGGTGGCAAAACTGATGCCTTGCAAACACATATATCATGCAGATTGTATAATTCCTTGGTTGGAATTGCATAATTCTTGTCCAGTATGTCGATATGAATTGCCCACAGATGATCCCGATTACGAGCAAAGAACTCGTGGGTCTTCAGCTCCTAATCGGAGTCAAAGCGAAAGTCAACCCTTTGGGGATTCTTCCACTGGTGGGGAAAATGTTGTCGGAAGCGATCCTAATTCTGACGAGAACTCGCAGACTCAACAAATGGGAGAGCGGAGGGTTAGGAGGATAGCTTTTCCTTGGCCCTTCAGAGGATTTGGTTCAGCTGCTGAGACTAGTAATAGTGGAGGTGGCAACAACAGTGGAAATAACGACGAACCTAGCTCCAGAAATAGGGGAAGCCAGGGTTCTTCCGAGCCAATGCAGGAAGATCTCGATTGA